The Arachis hypogaea cultivar Tifrunner chromosome 14, arahy.Tifrunner.gnm2.J5K5, whole genome shotgun sequence genome has a segment encoding these proteins:
- the LOC112742610 gene encoding uncharacterized protein: protein MLHAIRKKGARPYWIPPEVLGELMRRWDTEAYRQLQARNTAARKSTRGTSLHTAGGTTFPEARLRLNHSLGRPSRMDEFFEHTHTRKEDRTQWVDEHSRKTKDIFQERMFQAEQERQAAIEAGVTDPPPVSEESIWIETVGGKRRGRVYGMGEVRDSSMVRPRVDGPTTTTSADVLDLRERIIILNREVEQHAAKYRELEDRYQREKREWQQTVESLREDLNTSNSQMDQFSHQLSSLTEYVRAMGPSSSGSRVPPPPPFTFPSSQKSTAPAPVPTPASGRKLPPILQRPGQPQSSQREDDSNDFDDSDDYLDEYE from the exons ATGCTCCATGCCATTCGCAAAAAAGGTGCCCGTCCATATTGGATCCCACCAGAAGTTCTTGGTGAATTGATGAGACGTTGGGACACTGAGGCCTATAGACAATTACAGGCGAGAAATACAGCTGCCAGGAAATCGACTCGAGGTACTTCCCTTCACACTGCAGGAGGCACCACCTTTCCAGAAGCGAGATTACGCTTG AATCATTCGCTTGGAAGACCATCACGTATGGATGAGTTTTTTGAGCACACTCATACTCGCAAAGAGGATAGGACTCAATGGGTTGATGAACACTCCCGAAAGACAAAG GATATATTTCAAGAGCGAATGTTTCAGGCTGAGCAAGAGCGGCAGGCTGCTATAGAGGCTGGTGTAACTGATCCACCGCCTGTCTCTGAGGAAAGCATATGGATTGAGACAGTGGGTGGAAAACGAAGAGGTAGGGTATATGGTATGGGTGAGGTAAGGGACTCTTCCATGGTGCGGCCTCGAGTTGATGGGCCAACCACGACCACCAGTGCTGATGTTTTGGATCTTAGAGAACGAATCATAATACTCAATAGGGAAGTTGAACAACATGCTGCTAAATATAGAGAGCTTGAAGACCGCTACCAAAGGGAGAAAAGAGAGTGGCAACAGACAGTTGAATCCTTGCGTGAGGATCTCAACACCAGTAATTCACAGATGGATCAGTTTAGTCATCAATTGAGCAGCTTGACTGAGTATGTGAGGGCCATGGGTCCTAGTAGTTCTGGATCACGTGTTCCCCCACCTCCTCCTTTTACTTTTCCAAGCTCTCAAAAAAGCACAGCTCCAGCCCCAGTCCCAACCCCAGCCTCAGGTAGAAAACTCCCACCTATTCTGCAGCGACCAGGACAACCACAGAGTTCTCAAAGGGAGGATGATTCTAATGATTTTGATGACTCGGATGATTATTTAGATGAGTATGAGTAG